One Rhodospirillales bacterium DNA segment encodes these proteins:
- a CDS encoding right-handed parallel beta-helix repeat-containing protein, whose product MSIGTRRRLLRAGGIVGGALFLLGGESSRATAQPGPAASTGPTILGRPLPDTGYIIHGDGGDTTALWQEAFAGIARAGRGFVRATGEHTISEGLELPHATSLLISGDGDAVLRKGKAGRAFRLFSQDQPQAALPILVVRDIRLIGDWDEVTSDGGDDTRCLAVSGYHRVVIRNVAGEGFRNMTFTAGDCDEVEIDACRVLRCARDAINLSGSRFVKVTNCTIQNAWDDAIAVHVPRNVTDVNRRYATIISNNQILQANGIKVLGGHDITITGNQLIAPHNYGVLLGWDPYWREGAVPHANVIIADNIISEMISHDYLPGQGRIGVGICFADAGRKISSTRVTGNIITKYKPSGAGVHYSDWGFGPHSGEHRMLTADGWKDPELIHGHMGKGIGIRITASNADDVNEIAVNGNTFANLAADVERRVER is encoded by the coding sequence ATGAGTATTGGCACGAGGCGGCGTCTGCTGCGCGCAGGCGGTATCGTCGGAGGCGCTCTTTTCCTGCTGGGGGGTGAGAGCAGCCGAGCGACGGCGCAGCCCGGCCCGGCTGCTTCGACAGGACCGACCATTCTGGGACGTCCTCTTCCCGATACCGGCTACATCATTCACGGCGACGGCGGCGATACGACGGCGCTCTGGCAGGAGGCTTTCGCGGGTATTGCGCGCGCCGGTCGTGGGTTCGTTCGTGCCACTGGCGAACATACGATCAGCGAGGGCTTGGAACTGCCGCATGCAACATCCTTGCTGATTTCTGGTGATGGCGATGCAGTCTTGCGCAAAGGCAAAGCCGGTCGTGCGTTTCGTCTGTTCTCTCAGGACCAGCCTCAGGCAGCGTTGCCAATCCTCGTGGTTCGCGACATCCGTCTCATTGGCGATTGGGACGAGGTGACATCCGATGGTGGAGATGACACGCGCTGCCTCGCAGTGAGCGGCTATCACCGTGTCGTCATACGCAACGTTGCAGGCGAGGGCTTTCGCAACATGACGTTCACGGCCGGCGACTGTGACGAAGTCGAGATCGATGCCTGCCGTGTTTTACGATGCGCCCGCGATGCCATCAATCTGAGTGGATCACGCTTCGTTAAGGTTACAAACTGCACGATCCAAAACGCATGGGATGACGCTATCGCCGTGCACGTTCCGCGCAATGTCACCGACGTCAATCGACGATACGCGACGATCATCAGCAACAACCAGATTCTACAAGCGAACGGCATCAAGGTCCTTGGCGGACATGACATTACGATTACCGGCAATCAGCTGATCGCGCCGCACAACTACGGCGTCTTGCTCGGCTGGGATCCGTACTGGCGTGAAGGCGCGGTGCCGCATGCAAATGTCATCATCGCCGACAATATCATCAGCGAGATGATTTCCCATGATTACCTCCCGGGCCAGGGCCGCATCGGTGTTGGCATCTGCTTTGCGGACGCTGGCCGAAAAATCTCGAGCACGCGCGTGACAGGCAACATCATCACCAAATACAAGCCCTCCGGAGCCGGCGTTCACTACTCGGATTGGGGGTTCGGGCCGCATTCAGGCGAACATCGGATGCTCACCGCCGACGGCTGGAAGGATCCGGAACTGATCCACGGTCATATGGGCAAGGGCATCGGCATTCGCATCACCGCTTCGAATGCCGACGATGTCAATGAAATAGCCGTCAACGGCAATACCTTTGCCAACCTCGCCGCCGACGTCGAGCGCCGCGTCGAACGCTGA
- a CDS encoding polysaccharide biosynthesis tyrosine autokinase, which yields MNYVSEPTATNQSKSPSSLLLAPREFDLAFLLRVFWRRKNMFIGIVVLMMTLAVLGLSAITPLYTAQTDIIIESREQKVADLTAVLGDVLPDKEGLLSEIEVIQSRNIADKVIDRMNLANDPEFNDELKPKSFVRIALDDAQEMLAQYLPPETFASFFSGEDRPLSDEQRRIRERDAIVNAFLDRLAVSVKGQSRVIVVYFTAEDPQKAALIADAVADVYIDDQLEAKFQATQRANKWLAGKLQDLRKQVSQSENAVEEYRRRAGLLQSKDGTLISQQMADLNTQLIVARTERAAADARLGQVRQMIRAAGNAQAAADVLGSPTIQELSKQEAEVKRKIADLSQELGDRHPRLISAKAELRDLESKITSEVNKVVQKLDNEAGVARAREAALQHSADQLEGRLGQANASEVQLRALEREADANKALLQQFLSRFEEITAQSDLVAQQTNARVLSEATIPEKPSEPKKLQILVLVFIASSVFAAALILLVENMERGFRSGEQIEQSTGVRTLGLMPVFKKRRRDGGLQDLLVGHSTVFGESIRSIYTSILISNLKPAPRTVLITSSQPKEGKTTLAVSLVRIAASSGKRAVIVETDLRKPNVHRLMRLQQTPGLIDYYGGDATLDEILHQDEASGAWVIPSGRLNTDPTKVLTSEKVRDLFVTLARDFDLVVVDSPPLMAVSDARQLAPDMDATVFAVRWGKTPREIARQGLKELLETGAVLSGTVLTMVDPTKHARYGFGDSGYYYKSVKSYYMT from the coding sequence GTGAATTACGTTTCGGAGCCGACCGCAACGAACCAATCAAAGTCGCCATCGAGCCTTTTGCTCGCTCCTCGCGAATTTGATCTTGCGTTTTTGTTGAGAGTATTTTGGCGGCGCAAGAACATGTTCATCGGCATCGTCGTTCTGATGATGACCCTGGCTGTACTCGGTTTGTCGGCAATCACGCCGCTTTACACCGCGCAGACCGACATCATCATCGAAAGCCGCGAGCAGAAGGTGGCTGATTTGACCGCCGTCCTCGGCGACGTCCTTCCCGACAAGGAGGGACTGCTCAGCGAAATCGAAGTCATCCAGTCGCGGAACATCGCAGACAAGGTCATCGACCGGATGAATCTCGCCAACGATCCGGAATTTAACGACGAGCTGAAACCGAAGAGCTTTGTCCGCATCGCCTTGGACGACGCACAGGAAATGCTCGCTCAGTATCTGCCACCCGAGACGTTTGCCTCTTTCTTCAGCGGAGAGGATCGGCCGCTGAGCGACGAGCAGCGACGGATTCGTGAACGCGATGCTATCGTCAACGCCTTTCTTGACCGGCTGGCAGTCAGCGTAAAGGGGCAATCTCGCGTAATTGTTGTCTACTTTACTGCGGAGGATCCGCAAAAAGCGGCTCTGATCGCCGACGCCGTGGCCGACGTTTATATCGATGATCAGCTCGAGGCCAAATTCCAGGCAACGCAACGGGCCAACAAATGGCTCGCCGGCAAGCTGCAGGATCTGCGTAAGCAGGTGTCGCAATCGGAGAACGCCGTTGAGGAATATCGCAGGAGAGCGGGCCTGCTGCAGAGCAAAGATGGCACCTTGATCTCCCAGCAGATGGCCGATCTCAACACTCAACTCATTGTTGCACGCACCGAGCGCGCCGCCGCTGATGCCCGGCTTGGCCAAGTGCGGCAGATGATCCGTGCTGCTGGCAACGCCCAGGCCGCCGCCGACGTTCTCGGTTCCCCGACGATTCAGGAGCTTTCGAAACAGGAGGCCGAAGTCAAGCGGAAGATCGCCGATCTGTCGCAGGAACTGGGCGACCGTCACCCTCGTCTGATCAGCGCGAAGGCGGAATTGCGCGACCTGGAATCGAAAATTACCTCGGAAGTCAACAAGGTTGTGCAGAAGCTGGACAATGAAGCCGGGGTCGCGCGGGCCCGGGAGGCAGCTCTCCAGCACAGCGCCGATCAGTTGGAAGGACGGTTGGGGCAAGCCAACGCATCTGAGGTACAGCTGCGCGCCCTGGAGCGAGAGGCGGACGCCAACAAAGCGCTTTTACAGCAGTTCCTATCGCGATTTGAGGAAATCACCGCGCAGTCCGATCTCGTCGCCCAGCAGACAAATGCGCGTGTGCTCTCGGAGGCAACGATTCCCGAAAAGCCCTCTGAGCCGAAAAAACTACAAATTCTTGTGCTGGTGTTTATCGCGTCATCGGTATTCGCCGCAGCCTTGATCCTTCTCGTCGAGAATATGGAACGAGGCTTCCGCTCGGGTGAACAGATCGAGCAGTCCACCGGGGTGAGGACGCTCGGCCTTATGCCCGTGTTCAAGAAGCGTCGGCGCGATGGCGGCCTTCAAGATCTCCTCGTTGGCCATTCCACGGTGTTCGGCGAGTCGATTCGCTCAATCTATACCAGCATTCTCATCTCGAACTTGAAGCCGGCGCCGCGCACCGTGCTGATCACCTCGTCACAGCCGAAAGAAGGCAAGACAACTCTCGCAGTCAGCCTTGTACGGATTGCAGCGAGTTCGGGGAAACGCGCGGTCATCGTCGAGACCGACTTGCGCAAGCCGAACGTCCATCGTCTGATGAGACTCCAACAGACGCCAGGGTTGATCGACTACTATGGCGGCGACGCAACGCTGGACGAAATCCTCCATCAGGATGAAGCCAGCGGTGCATGGGTTATCCCCTCAGGCCGGCTGAACACTGATCCGACCAAGGTACTGACTTCGGAAAAGGTTCGTGATCTCTTTGTCACGCTAGCTCGCGATTTCGATCTTGTGGTCGTGGACTCACCGCCGCTCATGGCGGTGTCCGACGCGCGGCAGCTGGCGCCGGATATGGATGCGACCGTTTTCGCCGTCCGTTGGGGCAAAACGCCCCGCGAGATCGCTCGGCAAGGCCTGAAGGAGCTCCTTGAGACGGGCGCCGTCCTCAGCGGCACCGTCTTAACGATGGTCGATCCGACTAAGCACGCGCGCTACGGGTTCGGTGATTCTGGTTATTATTACAAGTCTGTGAAAAGCTACTACATGACTTGA
- a CDS encoding oligosaccharide repeat unit polymerase has product MLDARGDEVCRINSKDELDCRAMKNAADRYSPARTPWWMAPHALAPLIMLPLLTAAWIVPVQFHWELGRFAKFMTFNLYLLGLGGVLFFALGSFLASASTGDPAGRPLATMAESRVFPRFMTYTCWTLWAISVAAYAIWFMPVARNPSLLIAVLSGRGAELGIRDMIGTIPGVTTLVQAQVVYVTLIGVRSFCLPSLRPNRLEFVALLAIVFLALIRNVIWSERLAVIEIVIPLAILYLRRPRFPRLTALMPMFGAMGLFGFFSIFEYFRSWSAYYKYQYDNFFVFILARFSGYYITALDNGAGLVRDWGGIGAPLNTAEWYWQFPWEIGQTYMSKLLGLRILDYNAWLFWNATEEFNNPSGIYMPIVDFGPAGGLVFLFLFGLLTGYIYRSFVRGTFAGLIIFPSWFIGVLELPRIHYLFNTRYFPIIMICLALIFLVSVVLGEERWQSNVHTPSNEFRGHRPL; this is encoded by the coding sequence TTGCTGGATGCGCGCGGTGACGAGGTTTGCCGGATAAACAGCAAAGACGAATTGGACTGTCGCGCAATGAAAAATGCCGCCGATCGATACAGCCCGGCCCGGACGCCCTGGTGGATGGCGCCGCATGCGCTGGCCCCGCTCATCATGTTGCCGCTGCTAACCGCAGCCTGGATCGTTCCTGTCCAATTCCATTGGGAGCTTGGCCGTTTCGCCAAGTTCATGACGTTCAATCTCTATTTGCTGGGGTTGGGCGGGGTACTGTTCTTCGCCCTTGGATCCTTTCTGGCGTCGGCATCAACGGGCGATCCGGCCGGCCGGCCGCTGGCGACAATGGCAGAATCCCGCGTGTTTCCACGGTTCATGACTTATACCTGCTGGACACTTTGGGCGATCTCCGTTGCCGCCTATGCGATCTGGTTTATGCCGGTCGCGCGCAATCCTTCACTGCTGATCGCTGTTCTGTCCGGCCGCGGTGCCGAACTCGGTATTCGCGACATGATCGGCACCATCCCTGGTGTCACAACGCTGGTACAGGCCCAGGTCGTCTACGTGACACTGATCGGTGTTCGATCTTTCTGTCTTCCATCCCTGCGCCCTAACCGATTGGAGTTTGTCGCGCTCCTGGCCATCGTTTTCCTTGCCTTGATCCGCAACGTGATATGGAGTGAGCGTCTGGCGGTTATCGAAATCGTCATTCCGCTCGCCATTCTTTACCTCCGCCGGCCCCGATTCCCTCGTCTGACGGCACTGATGCCGATGTTCGGCGCGATGGGGCTCTTCGGTTTTTTCTCAATATTTGAGTATTTTCGCTCATGGTCCGCATACTACAAATACCAATACGATAATTTTTTTGTGTTCATTCTGGCGAGATTTTCTGGGTACTATATAACGGCATTAGATAATGGCGCTGGCTTGGTCCGTGACTGGGGAGGTATTGGAGCTCCACTAAATACTGCTGAGTGGTACTGGCAGTTCCCATGGGAGATTGGGCAGACGTACATGAGCAAGCTTCTTGGTCTGCGTATATTAGATTACAATGCGTGGTTATTTTGGAATGCCACAGAAGAATTCAATAATCCGTCAGGAATTTACATGCCAATAGTTGATTTTGGCCCAGCAGGAGGGCTTGTATTTTTATTCTTATTTGGCCTATTAACCGGATACATATATCGTTCGTTCGTTCGTGGCACTTTTGCTGGTCTGATCATCTTTCCGTCATGGTTTATTGGTGTCCTTGAGCTGCCGAGAATTCATTATCTATTTAATACACGTTATTTTCCAATCATCATGATTTGTCTTGCGCTCATATTCCTCGTATCCGTCGTTCTCGGCGAGGAGCGCTGGCAATCAAATGTCCACACGCCCAGCAACGAATTCCGAGGGCATCGCCCACTTTAG
- a CDS encoding transposase yields the protein METTKKPVKPYPAELRERAVRMVREHHASEHASERAAMRSIAEKVGCTPETLRLWIRQAERDRGGERFGLSTGERARLKALEREVRELRQPNEILHKASAYFALVELDRRQK from the coding sequence ATGGAGACGACGAAGAAGCCGGTGAAGCCGTACCCTGCCGAGCTGCGCGAGCGCGCGGTGCGGATGGTGCGCGAGCATCATGCGAGCGAGCACGCGTCGGAGCGGGCGGCGATGCGATCGATCGCGGAGAAGGTGGGCTGCACGCCCGAGACGCTGCGCTTGTGGATACGCCAGGCCGAGCGTGACCGGGGGGGCGAACGCTTCGGTCTGTCGACGGGCGAGCGGGCACGGCTGAAGGCGCTGGAGCGCGAGGTCCGCGAGCTGCGGCAACCAAACGAGATCTTGCACAAGGCGAGTGCGTATTTCGCCCTGGTGGAGCTCGACCGCCGACAGAAGTGA